From one Phaeodactylum tricornutum CCAP 1055/1 chromosome 16, whole genome shotgun sequence genomic stretch:
- a CDS encoding predicted protein produces MPVSDPRLRIGGKVTAKACHVVHLSKCAQRYGVNKHSKRLVGTVLDVTTTPVSVSTGHTSTLITTVYDFGESLFKEKTLNIRSVKAFVLPEDEGMSLIEEIAAEAAEADMEALNLMEESVEALVAEIVETPADIEPNTLVDTEPNSTVAEIVETPVDNTLADTESENLVATVHQTEWYVNEKKTRLDVNGHVYIRHFYIRTSVGDLIGQDSDNEPENFFGSLESSYSPQSLSSVAGPNYGPQLHPPNKEGDEEDEHLPHGIGKSAGQEEKQKDFYSALAEELVDNQYNSVGSRKVGRDELDKDSPTISRPGEPQCGFSAHLTPTKRKRKNKDGTIKNQRQQGRCLVCSKKTTHVCSVCKDVETIESKEPWICYTTGGQLCFAQHLTALHGS; encoded by the exons ATGCCAGTGAGTGATCCTAGACTTCgaattggagggaaggtgacagcaaaggcttgtcatgttgtgcatctgAGCAAGTGCGCACAGAGATATGGCGTCAACAAGCACTCcaagcggcttgttggaacggttctAGACGTCACGACCACCCCTGTATCCGTTTCAACCGGGCATACCTCTACTTTGATTACAACAgtttatgattttggagagagtttgttcaaggaaaaaACACTGAACATTCGGAGTGTAAAGGCATTTGTACTGCCAGAAGATGAAGGAATGTCCTTAATTGAGGAAATAGCCGCAGaggcagcagaagcagacatggaagccctaaacttgatggaagaaagtgtCGAAGCCCTGGTAGCCGAAATAGTTGAAACCCCGGCTGACATAGAGCCCAATACCTTggttgacacagagcccaaTAGCACGGTagccgaaattgtcgagacCCCGGTCGACAATACCTTGGCTGACACAGAGTCCGAAAACCTGGTAGCCACAGTGCACCAAACAGAGTGGTATGTGAATGAAAAAAAAACCCGGCTGGATGTGAATGGCCATGTCTATATTAGGCACTTCTATATCCGTACTTCAGTTGGTGACCTTATTGGtcaagactctgacaatGAG CCGGAGAACTTCTTCGGTTCTTTGGAATCCTCATACTCACCACAAAGTTTGAGTTCAGTAGCCGGGCCCAACTAtggtccacaactgcaccCTCCCAACAAAGAGGGTGACGAGGAGGATGAGCATCTACCTCATG gaataggaaAGTCTGCTGGacaggaagaaaagcagaaggatttctACAGTGCCTTAGCCGAGGAGCTGGTTGACAACCAGTACAAtagtgttggaagtcgcaaagTTGGGAGGgatgagttggacaaggatagcCCAACAATCTCCAGACCTGGAGAGCCACAATGTGGTTTCTCCGCACATCTAACAcccaccaaaagaaaaagaaagaacaaagatggtactattaaaaaccaaagacagcagggaaggtgtttggtgtgttccaagaagaccacacatgtttgctctgtatgcaaagatgttgagacaattgaaagcaaagaaccatggatttgctacacaacgggagggcagctatgctttgcccaacacctgactgccttgcatggtagttaa
- the DP1 gene encoding e2f-dp (DP1 is an E2F dimerization partner involved in G1-S transition), producing GLRHFSKMVCKKVEEKGSTSYKEVADELVDTVKKEFLKENPHGKFEEKNVRRRVYDVLNVFMAMDIISKDKKAIVWKGLPSSAHQDIEMLTRERDFRMQEIHRKREALQHLLTQQVCFRNLVQHNHARGLANDPNDHKIPLPFIVVNTHSSAVIQCNMSRELTDVMFDFSAPFEINDDNMIL from the coding sequence GGGCTCCGCCATTTTAGTAAGATGGTCTGCAAAAAGGTGGAAGAAAAGGGCTCAACGAGTTACAAGGAAGTCGCGGACGAGCTTGTGGACACGGTCAAGAAGGAGTTCCTCAAGGAAAACCCCCACGGAAAAttcgaagaaaagaatgTGCGCCGACGGGTCTACGACGTCCTCAACGTATTCATGGCGATGGACATCATTTCCAAGGACAAAAAGGCCATTGTCTGGAAAGGTCTCCCGAGCTCGGCGCATCAGGACATTGAAATGCTTACCCGCGAACGCGACTTTCGGATGCAAGAAATTCACCGCAAACGGGAAGCCCTCCAGCATTTGCTCACGCAGCAAGTTTGCTTTCGCAATCTCGTACAACACAACCACGCGCGTGGACTGGCGAACGATCCTAACGATCACAAAATTCCGCTCCCCTTTATTGTCGTCAATACGCACTCCTCCGCCGTCATACAGTGCAACATGAGTCGGGAGCTGACCGATGTCATGTTCGATTTCAGCGCGCCTTTTGaaatcaacgacgacaacatgATACTC
- a CDS encoding predicted protein — protein MNAVAVIGGASIQKLRFSDVNEIREFTQEHQIVSDEIWFASEEYAEIKARSRLEVKEWRRQGFGVLLKESFELPRKDTQSYIIAFCQLEGSLSRRGLERQLSRQHGEERSDLKDRSRRAVITHQMRLLRQGLPLDEIAEQLGLLYREITRPAKIFARRMAKGDEIVAKEGESNEPAEKILEERERRNRHQMMERRLSNFSSMSGMSGTSLDSIASRRRWNSVPGKARKPPCPGSPASPVEEYYAGIA, from the coding sequence ATGAATGCCGTTGCAGTAATCGGAGGCGCTTCCATCCAAAAACTTCGTTTTTCTGACGTAAACGAAATTCGCGAGTTTACGCAAGAGCATCAGATCGTCTCGGATGAAATCTGGTTCGCTAGTGAGGAATATGCGGAGATAAAGGCAAGATCGCGACTAGAGGTGAAAGAGTGGAGGCGACAAGGATTTGGTGTCCTACTTAAGGAATCGTTTGAGTTACCCCGAAAAGACACGCAGTCCTATATAATTGCCTTCTGCCAACTAGAGGGGAGCCTTTCTCGACGGGGCTTGGAGCGACAGCTGTCACGACAGCACGGAGAGGAAAGGTCGGACCTGAAGGATCGCTCGCGGCGGGCGGTGATCACTCATCAAATGCGGTTACTCCGACAGGGGCTTCCGTTAGACGAAATCGCTGAGCAACTAGGGCTTCTATATCGAGAAATCACTCGTCCAGCCAAGATTTTTGCCCGACGTATGGCCAAAGGTGATGAGATCGTCGCGAAAGAGGGAGAGAGCAACGAGCCTGCCGAAAAGATTCTGGAAGAGCGCGAACGGAGAAATCGCCATCAAATGATGGAACGCAGGTTATCCAACTTTTCCAGCATGTCTGGAATGTCCGGGACCTCGCTCGATTCTATTGCATCCAGAAGGCGGTGGAACAGCGTCCCAGGTAAGGCACGAAAACCGCCGTGTCCTGGATCGCCAGCTTCACCAGTGGAGGAGTACTACGCCGGAATTGCGTAA
- a CDS encoding predicted protein — translation LTGNTGSLRYMAPEVANDLPYDQTVDAYSFGILFWQTCSLTTPYAGYSQKMHAEKVVRLGQRPIPDQTWPASWVQLMQDCWSAESSVRPSFDVIVQMLRDRLEEL, via the coding sequence TTGACGGGAAATACGGGAAGTCTTCGTTACATGGCTCCCGAAGTCGCCAACGACCTGCCCTACGACCAGACGGTGGACGCCTACTCCTTTGGAATACTGTTCTGGCAGACGTGTTCGTTGACAACCCCGTACGCCGGGTATTCGCAAAAGATGCACGCCGAAAAGGTTGTGCGACTGGGCCAACGGCCTATACCGGATCAAACCTGGCCCGCATCGTGGGTGCAGCTCATGCAGGACTGCTGGAGCGCCGAGAGTTCGGTGCGACCGTCGTTCGATGTGATTGTGCAGATGTTGCGGGACCGATTGGAGGAGTTG
- a CDS encoding predicted protein, producing SRIVVSILGPPNAGKSTLFNRLLDKAANRAGTAIVSNVPGTTRDRRECVGRIGGTLFRLVDTAGVDGERLELLAQSRRNQNGEGILMKFMMGQTLEAARQADLVFLMFDARVGVTADLLETARWLRKISQREQDPAAQTALPDRQIFLLANKLEGDFWNFDGSIVLDHLTEATRLGFGEAIPISAHHGEGLADIAVLIEQAAVAKRQSLGILDDDTDLASNDSDKDKPLQLAILGRQNVGKSTLVNALLKQDRVIVGATPGLTRDAIAVEWTWKNRPVQIVDTAGIRKRSQRNHEDAIEDLSVEDALRAMKVADVAVLVLDAEARKLQRQELAIADAVLKEGRALVVAANKMDLIVERGYSKKDFAEDVRAQLEARYPILRKTPIVPMSSLTGDSVHKLMPVVFRARERWSRKISTGELNRWIAEVMDGKPPPPVSGRKARIKYVMQTKGRPPTFLLFCNVASLPENYLRFLTRNFQDTFEMFGMEVRM from the exons TCCCGTATCGTAGTATCCATTCTTGGTCCCCCCAACGCCGGCAAGTCCACTCTCTTCAACCGATTGCTGGACAAGGCCGCCAACCGCGC CGGAACGGCCATTGTCTCCAACGTTCCCGGTACCACCCGGGATCGTCGCGAATGTGTCGGACGCATCGGAGGAACCCTCTTTCGTCTCGTAGATACGGCTGGTGTGGATGGAGAACGACTGGAACTTTTGGCGCAGAGCAGGCGGAATCAAAACGGCGAAGGAATCTTGATGAAATTCATGATGGGACAAACCTTGGAAGCCGCGCGACAGGCCGATTTGGTCTTTCTCATGTTCGATGCACGGGTGGGAGTCACCGCAGACTTGCTCGAAACGGCTCGATGGCTACGCAAAATATCTCAACGTGAACAAGATCCGGCGGCACAAACCGCGTTGCCGGATCGACAAATATTCCTTTTGGCGAATAAACTGGAAGGCGacttttggaattttgacGGTTCTATCGTATTGGATCACTTGACAGAAGCCACAAGACTGGGTTTTGGCGAAGCTATTCCTATATCAGCACATCACGGTGAAGGATTGGCTGACATTGCCGTCCTCATTGAGCAAGCAGCCGTCGCAAAACGGCAGTCACTAGGAATATTGGATGACGACACTGATCTGGCCTCCAATGACAGcgacaaagacaaaccaTTGCAACTGGCTATTTTAGGACGTCAAAATGTGGGCAAATCTACTCTAGTGAACGCTCTGTTGAAGCAAGATCGTGTTATTGTAGGTGCCACGCCTGGATTGACACGAGATGCCATTGCTGTTGAATGGACCTGGAAGAATCGCCCTGTTCAGATTGTGGATACGGCGGGTATTCGTAAACGCTCGCAGCGAAACCACGAAGACGCAATTGAAGATTTGTCCGTCGAAGATGCCCTCCGGGCCATGAAGGTGGCCGATGTTGCGGTACTCGTCCTGGATGCAGAAGCCCGTAAATTGCAACGTCAAGAATTGGCCATTGCCGATGCCGTCTTGAAAGAAGGCCGGGCCCTGGTGGTTGCGGCAAATAAGATGGACTTGATTGTGGAGCGTGGGTACAGCAAGAAAGACTTTGCGGAGGATGTACGGGCGCAACTGGAAGCACGCTATCCTATCTTGCGGAAAACGCCGATTGTGCCGATGAGCTCTCTTACGGGCGATTCGGTGCATAAACTTATGCCTGTCGTCTTTCGAGCCCGGGAACGCTGGAGTCGTAAAATTAGTACCGGTGAGCTCAATCGATGGATTGCCGAAGTCATGGACGGCAAGCCGCCACCACCGGTTTCAGGCCGGAAGGCCAGGATCAAGTACGTCATGCAGACTAAAGGACGCCCGCCAAcctttttgctgttttgtAATGTTGCCTCTTTACCCGAAAACTATCTGCGATTTTTAACACGCAACTTTCAAGATACCTTTGAAATGTTCGGGATGGAAGTTCGCATG
- a CDS encoding predicted protein produces MVPIPDRRIVVDCDGDSSSCSSDVVAFCPKRSIQWKDEICEYHEGAVLDTDASRRDIWYQHSELSRIKRKALVVSKEANQYGFGSLLTNTYGRAGDEMQDALNTWSRNGNSRRGLERWINDEYAAKRSDIRRRTIQSVLRAQTKMREEAINNVDYGIKVISRLSEAFSVDSRNFAYAMAIADEVAMSHVEEDYSIVQERKAKALAQQQHMAAAPPRLPQRTRGLSLTGHPEESFRHFY; encoded by the coding sequence ATGGTACCGATACCTGACAGAAGAATTGTCGTCGACTGTGACGGTGACAGCTCGTCTTGTTCGTCTGATGTAGTAGCATTCTGCCCCAAACGATCAATCCAATGGAAAGACGAAATATGCGAATACCATGAAGGAGCAGTCCTCGATACCGATGCTAGCAGAAGGGACATCTGGTATCAGCATTCCGAATTATCGCGCATTAAACGAAAGGCCTTAGTGGTTTCGAAGGAAGCCAACCAATACGGGTTTGGATCGCTGCTTACCAATACATACGGAAGAGCAGGGGACGAAATGCAAGACGCGTTGAATACATGGTCACGAAACGGAAACTCAAGAAGGGGTTTGGAACGATGGATCAATGATGAGTATGCGGCGAAGCGCTCCGACATTCGAAGGAGGACCATCCAGTCGGTACTACGGGCTCAAACAAAAATGCGGGAAGAAGCTATCAATAATGTCGATTACGGTATAAAGGTGATATCAAGATTGAGCGAAGCTTTTTCTGTAGACTCGAGAAACTTCGCTTACGCCATGGCCATTGCCGACGAAGTGGCCATGTCCCATGTCGAAGAGGACTACTCAATTGTCCAAGAGCGCAAAGCGAAAGCGTTGGCCCAGCAACAACACATGGCCGCTGCCCCGCCGCGGCTACCGCAGCGGACTCGAGGTCTGTCTTTAACAGGACATCCTGAGGAGTCCTTCCGTCATTTCTACTAA
- a CDS encoding predicted protein (putative SNARE subunit, distant similarity to yeast v-SNARE Vti1 and plant t-SNAREs NPSN11, NPSN12): MADIQYWDDTLTEEIENVQSMLDHISKMNGHNPMERQSAIDRAKARLRSATGTKRSFKMECRLVQDVNGRRKYEKRLASLDQTLKMLSADLKALESEQARGELFVSADYDDDNPFKRQEMDGAQAGDSMLKEASGIQDKTQESLMNTRNRITESKEVGISTLEELERQRDVINSIEKETDRIDDNLARAEVLLKQFGKRMASDHFIQCFALINCLLLLGVVLYAVIKGGGLGLGNSGTPASPVDGDSGTARLLFLRRGA, from the exons ATG GCCGACATTCAATACTGGGATGATACGCtgacggaagaaatcgagAACGTCCAGTCCATGCTGGACCACATTAGCAAGATGAACGGGCACAACCCGATGGAGCGGCAGTCTGCGATTGACCGGGCCAAGGCCCGTTTGCGTTCCGCCACCGGCACCAAGCGCTCGTTCAAAATGGAATGTCGTCTCGTCCAGGACGTCAACGGTCGTCGTAAGTATGAAAAACGACTGGCCTCTTTGGATCAAACGCTCAAAATGCTCTCCGCTGATCTCAAGGCACTCGAGTCGGAGCAAGCCCGGGGTGAACTCTTCGTGTCTGCTGattacgacgacgacaatccgTTCAAACGTCAAGAAATGGACGGCGCTCAAGCCGGTGACAGTATGCTCAAGGAAGCCAGTGGCATTCAGGACAAAACTCAAGAATCGCTGATGAACACTAGAAATCGGATTACCGAATCGAAAGAAGTAGGTATTTCTACCCTCGAAGAACTCGAACGACAACGGGACGTGATTAATTCTATCGAAAAAGAGACGGACCGGATTGACGACAACTTGGCGCGGGCCGAAGTCTTATTGAAGCAGTTTGGCAAGCGTATGGCGTCGGATCATTTCATTCAGTGCTTTGCGCTTATTAACTGTCTGCTCCTATTGGGAGTCGTCCTGTACGCTGTTATAAAAGGAGGTGGACTGGGACTGGGCAATAGTGGGACACCCGCCAGTCCCGTGGATGGCGATAGCGGTACCGCTCGCTTGTTGTTTTTGCGGAGAGGTGCGTAG
- a CDS encoding predicted protein, whose protein sequence is MKFVRLFSLTVCVWGCADAFAPRSPSPTRDATRLFISSWGTKGPPSRWAEAAEQQNPQTNLQSYLKEPAAVEARANLDGTCLVSGLVRSKERTDQFVFDLLNHEESAFEFNRIVALVPDAKFAKKRLLSRSARYTGLLDKLEFVQAEQGTDAAVATEAQLENVKSWVAVLDANDRDEQAQDLLETCRAIIAVAQKASALENIAILLAGANELEATACQAVVDELQALHAQPESPKTYTLVAVGALEERPEGQTAYAFADFGTPEAVLPAQAVFSREESLRFVTELLQLEAGANRALAFAEVYNQNKTEAKLVKGLRQAGYARPQEIDHMLRDGPAAYKQAIQDFLTKNPDAAKGYTTTDAWWEQDIYKQSRARTAEREVEKTKFALDERTQEVEAIAKEWAKREFFRVSMAGTVDADMTEDEFIESCWDRALFQGDLKYRQMKGEKMDEETELATFQSKQERKQKAMLERAKKELAEIMQEDLDKDDDEDDDDEDDKKKK, encoded by the exons ATGAAGTTTGTGCGTTTGTTCTCACTGACGGTGTGTGTATGGGGCTGCGCGGACGCGTTTGCTCCGCGGTCCCCATCCCCCACACGGGATGCGACGCGCTTGTTTATTTCGAGTTGGGGCACCAAAGGACCTCCGTCTCGTTGGGCCGAAGCCGCGGAACAGCAGAATCCTCAAACCAACCTGCAGAGTTACTTGAAGGAACCAGCGGCGGTGGAAGCCCGGGCCAACCTCGACGGCACCTGTCTCGTTTCCGGACTCGTGCGCTCGAAAGAACGCACCGATCAGTTCGTCTTTGATCTCCTCAATCACGAAGAATCCGCCTTTGAGTTCAATCGCATCGTCGCCTTGGTTCCGGACGCCAAGTTCGCCAAAAAGCGACTCCTCTCGCGCTCCGCAAGGTACACCGGACTCCTGGACAAGCTAGAATTCGTCCAAGCCGAACAAGGCACCGACGCCGCCGTCGCTACCGAAGCGCAACTGGAAAACGTCAAGTCTTGGGTTGCCGTTTTGGACGCCAACGATCGGGATGAACAAGCGCAGGATCTGTTGGAAACCTGCCGAGCGATTATCGCCGTTGCCCAAAAGGCCTCCGCCTTGGAGAATATTGCTATTCTACTCGCCGGCGCCAACGAACTCGAAGCGACGGCCTGTCAAGCCGTCGTGGACGAACTCCAAGCCCTGCACGCGCAACCCGAAAGCCCCAAGACCTACACTCTCGTCGCGGTGGGGGCCTTGGAAGAACGTCCCGAAGGACAAACGGCCTACGCGTTTGCTGATTTCGGCACCCCCGAAGCCGTCCTCCCGGCACAGGCCGTATTCTCCCGCGAGGAAAGTCTCCGCTTCGTCACCGAACTATTGCAACTCGAAGCCGGGGCCAACCGGGCCCTCGCCTTTGCCGAAGTCTACAACCAAAACAAGACGGAAGCCAAACTCGTCAAGGGACTCCGGCAAGCTGGCTACGCACGACCCCAAGAAATCGATCACATGCTCCGGGATGGACCAGCG GCGTACAAACAAGCCATTCAGGACTTTTTGACCAAAAATCCGGACGCGGCCAAGGGTTACACCACCACGGATGCTTGGTGGGAGCAAGACATTTACAAACAGAGTCGGGCGCGGACGGCCGAGCGCGAGGTGGAAAAGACCAAATTCGCCCTCGACGAACGCACGCAGGAAGTCGAAGCCATTGCCAAGGAATGGGCCAAGCGAGAATTCTTCCGGGTCAGCATGGCCGGCACCGTCGACGCCGATATGACCGAAGACGAATTCATCGAAAGCTGCTGGGACCGGGCACTCTTTCAGGGTGATCTCAAGTACCGACAAATGAAGGGCGAAAaaatggacgaagaaacagaattGGCCACTTTTCAGTCGAAGCAGGAACGCAAACAAAAGGCCATGCTTGAACGagccaaaaaggaattggCCGAAATTATGCAGGAagatttggacaaggacgacgatgaggatgacgatgatgaggatgacaagaagaagaagtag